TTGTAATAAGCAATGGGATTGCATTATTTTATAATACAATTGATTTTGAATATTTTAGGTTTACAGCTAAAAGGAGCAGTGCTGATATTTTTGATGTAACAACAGAAATCAAAGGTTTTTTGATAAGCTATATTTCAGACTTTTGGCACTTGGTTTTTATATGGATATTGCTTTTAGGTTTTTTAATATTTTTGTATAAAAAACTTTCATTCAAATTTAAAACATCATATTCTTTGGCTTCAATTTTAAAACAAATTGTAGCATTATTTTTTATTACTGGACTTTTAATTGTTTCCGCACGAGGAGGTTTTTCACTCCGACCAATACGGGCATTTGATGCAGCACGTTTTACCAAGCATCAGTTAATACCCCTTGTTTTGAATACTCCTTTTAAAATAATAACTACCCTTAGTAACGAAAGATTAACAGAATCCGATTATTTAAAAAAGGATGAATTAAATAAAATATATTCACCAATTCATAGGCCCAACCCTGATAATGATTTTAAAAAAAAGAATGTAGTAATAATTATCCTTGAAAGTTTTGGAAAAGAATACATTGGGTATTTTAATCAGGGAGAAGGATACACTCCTTTTTTAGATTCTTTGTGCAAAAATAGTTTGGTTTTTGAAAGCTCATTTGCAAATAGCCAAAAGTCTGTTGAAGCATTGCCTGCGATACTTTCGGGAGTTCCATCATGGATGAGCAAGCCTTATTTAAATTCCATTTATCACAGCAACAACATTTCAAGTTTGGGAAAAATATTGAAAGATGAAGGTTATTATTCTGCGTTTTTTCATGGTGGAGAAAACGGAACAATGGGCTTTGATAATTATATTGCCCTTTCAGGCTTTGGCGATTATTACGGAATGGAGCAATATCCTGACAAAAATGATTTTGATGGAAGTTGGGGAATTTTTGATGAACCTTATTTTCAATATGTTATTGATGTGATAAATAACAATCCTAAACCTTTTTGTATTTCTGTTTTTACACTTTCATCACATCATCCTTACAAAATTCCCGAGGAGCATAAAGGGAAATTTAAAGAAGGTAAGCATCCTATTCATAAATCTGTTTCTTACACTGATTATGCTCTTGAAAGATTTATGA
The DNA window shown above is from Bacteroidota bacterium and carries:
- a CDS encoding sulfatase-like hydrolase/transferase, which translates into the protein MKNTFGHIYSLFLKLLIVLFLFEISRLLFLFYNFKYFNSFSFLEISSTFFYGLLFDISAIVYVNSLFIFAFLIPIYIRENNVFQKILKYIFVISNGIALFYNTIDFEYFRFTAKRSSADIFDVTTEIKGFLISYISDFWHLVFIWILLLGFLIFLYKKLSFKFKTSYSLASILKQIVALFFITGLLIVSARGGFSLRPIRAFDAARFTKHQLIPLVLNTPFKIITTLSNERLTESDYLKKDELNKIYSPIHRPNPDNDFKKKNVVIIILESFGKEYIGYFNQGEGYTPFLDSLCKNSLVFESSFANSQKSVEALPAILSGVPSWMSKPYLNSIYHSNNISSLGKILKDEGYYSAFFHGGENGTMGFDNYIALSGFGDYYGMEQYPDKNDFDGSWGIFDEPYFQYVIDVINNNPKPFCISVFTLSSHHPYKIPEEHKGKFKEGKHPIHKSVSYTDYALERFMKRASQQSWFKNTLFVITADHTSVSLKNSYKNFIGKFSVPIIYYTADSNLVGFNKNISTQQIDIMPSILGYLNYNKAFFCFGKNVFEDSVKFGAIQYNEGIWQNVETPYIEYFDEEKTTSFYKLTTEGKTEINLVNEKSDKMMQMEKRLKAVIQSYRYFLIHNEMVVKEYPLKK